A stretch of DNA from Poecilia reticulata strain Guanapo linkage group LG18, Guppy_female_1.0+MT, whole genome shotgun sequence:
GCGCCGCCCACACCAGCAGCGCGGCAGCCATCATGTGCAGGGGCGAGGAGATGAGGGCCAGGTAAAGGGACCAACCGAGGGAGCCGTCCACCTTGCCGGGAAGCATCGACACCCTGTGGAGCAGGTCCATCCCAGCCAGGTAGCAGCACACTGTGGCCAGGGTGCACAGACCTGGAAAATGCACGACGACACAGACACCCGTCAAGAGTTTGCTTTGCTAATCCGGTTTCTGACATGAATCCTGAGAAAATTATGCAGCGGTTAACCGAAACGTGACAATACAAATTGACGTACGGGGGAAAAACTGTTTGCGTTTGTCTCAACGATCCTGTTTTCTGGGGTTGCTTTTTGTACGGTTCTTTGTCAAGACGACTCCACGGTATTTCACCGTCTGTGACTGAACTCAAATCAGTCAGTCATGCTCCAACCGATGATGTTGCATTATATTTATGCTTGTACAGAAATGGAAAGGCTGTACAAGCACTAGACTTCATATAGGGAATAGGTCACTTCCTAGATGAAAGTCTGAAGAGGCTCTTATGAGAACTGCAATGTTGCTCACCAAATAAAACTACCAAACCACAACATTTTACTGTAGCCAATCAATGAATTACTCAGTTTTACGCTCCTTTGCGCTTACTTAgatgttttccatttctttgtCTGGCCACCTTATTAGATACACATTTCTAATTGGTTATTATAAAACTAGTGAATTAGTCAAAGGGCCTGAAACTTAATGAATTAGGCATTTATATGAGGTGAAGATAAACCGTTGAAGTTCAAACTAAGTGTTATAATCTGGAATAAATTGGATTGAAGTGTCTTTGCATGTAGGTCCTACTTTCTCAGAGGAATATTTACGCCCACTGAGGGGAGGAAATGGACCGAAATACAGATGATtagtgagaaacattttttatggcCTTAGACGCCTTGTAGATGTCAAAGGAGTACAGAAAAGTTAGCTTAAGATGAGAGACAGGCAGCAGAAGCTCAAATGAAACTCTCTAGCTCCAATGTATGGAGAACACATTCTCAGAATGCTAACTGTGAGCCGATGGGCCAGCAGGAGAGCCCACCAGATGCCAATCCTGAGGGCTAAAACTAGGAAAACTAAACGTACAATTCACACAGGCTCATCAAAACTGGACAGTGACGGATCAGAAAAACGTTTATAGGTTGATTTGAGTTGGTCCATATAGGGTGGCAGTGGTGTACTTGTGTGGGGATATACTTTGTTAATACATTTTGAGTCCCAAGCAAAACTGATGTCTAAGCTTGTACAAGAAAAGTTAACTATATACTGTAAGTACATGAGAGCCACAATTCTACATCCTAACCCAATGAAAAACCCTTAAGAGATCTTCAGAACTCTGTACCAGAAGGTTTGGTTACATGGAAgtgaattaaagcagaaatgttttaattagtttcttttttacagtACTGTACATCCTGGCACATTGTCAGTAGAAAACATTGATATGTAGGTCACCCTTTGAATAGTCTGTGCTGACATCTTAATTAGAGTGGTAAATTGCTGACTGCAATGTTTGCTGCCTTGAGATGCAGAGAAACAGGTCTTACCAGCCAAGAGATGAAGAACTCCGATGCCCAATGTGGGAGTGAGGCTTCTGCAAAGGCAGGCGCAAAACCCAATCAGGCCCGCCAGCACTACCAGCCCCAGAGACGCCAGTGGCAGCAGAAATTGGCACCTCCACAAATCTTTTTTATAGGAGATAAAATGTCACTGATAAACCACACTGACAAAGAAGCACATGTTCATTGTCATGCACATTTCGGTCATGTAACGGGGTGATTTTTATTATGTGTGTGTCTTCTGAACGTACAGGTGCGGAGCATGTCCTCTCCGCTGTTGTGGTTCCCTGGCTCTTTGTATTTAGGGGTGAACTGCTCCGGCAGAGTGAAGTTTCGACACTCCAGCAGCATCTTCGCATCTGAAAGAGGCAGTCGCCATGGATTTAGTTGTTCACTTTGAGTACAAGTCAGACAATTCAGTTAGCAAAAACTGTTGCAAAACTGGGCGTGGTgtgtaaaaatgcaacaatgtCGCAAACAAATGACGCATCTGTCCATCAATCAGTCAAATCAGTGGAATAACTGTCATaaatgagaaaacacaaactgcagccATGTTGGGAGATTCCATTACAGATGTTAATTAAGTTCTATTGAGTTATTCATAGCTCATCCACCAATGGTATGTACCGTTGCCAACTCTGCTCGCCTCCACAGGTATGCTGCTGCCTTTCGCTTTGCAAATTAACTTAATTGCACATCACTACACTTTACCATGAGCCATAGATTTGATTAATggtaaattttgatttttaactgtAGTTtgtgatgaatatttttattccaaaacTCTTATACATGCACATATTGTGGCTTTTGAGTCTGGTCTGGTATTTTGTAACTATTTGATACTTAATGCTTTTCTAGTAGGGTAACAATTGGAGCTATAATAGAAAATTTCGTTTTTAGCCTTATTTCATCTTTGATGGAACTGATGGAtacttttttatcatttatttactgattatatctgctgtgttttgtatttctgtaagatgtgtttttccattaaagaagTTTCCAGgtaatgtttagatgtttccaCAGCTGTGATAGCAGAAGAGACCTGAAGACATCTTGGGTAAAACGCTTAAGCTGGTGATTGTCTTAAAGGACTGATGTATGTAGAATGTAGGTTGTACCCTGTTTGACCTGAACCCATGAGTATCTGACAAAGAAGAATTAGAGGTTTCTCTTGACATCCTTATCAGTTCtctttcctgccataaaatcatctcCAAGAGGTGAGGGACGGCTCATGAGGTCGGGGTCAGGATTGTCTCTGTGGTCCATCTGGTAGTAGAGATAAGGTCAGACCTTGATGGGTCTTTGCCTGGCTGTGACTATATAACGATGTGATGTGTGCTGTTCAGGCCTCTTCTCCTGACTGCGCTCAGTGAGACGGGTCTTCGAACGCTTTTGCCtttgaataaagaaacttaaagacaaagattcaTCTTTCTCTTATTACTGAAACAGCACCAGTGCTGCGTGCCCACAGATACACGGTGGCCAGGATGCTCGGCACGCAGGCGATGACCGCAGCAGTGGCGTAGCGGttgtgtaataaaaacaaaacaaataaaactggcaCCTGTTAAAAGagtttggaaaaaatacaactgaTACTGAAACGAAATGAATGTGGCCTAACCCCATCTAACCTTCATCAAGCTGCAGTGACTCATGGTTTTTGGCACATGCAATTCAGTTCATTAGAACAGATGATGTGAGTCACACCTGCGGCGACAGGTGAAAGGTGCGCAGCTGGTATGTCTGCAGGTGTGCCTCTGGACACTGGGGCTACTGGGTGGGAGGGTCACAGCCACATACCTGGCTCCCTGTTCCAGTGAGCAGCGGGTGGGACGAGCACGCACCGCCACCACAGCCCCACGGTCCCGTTGAGGCGGAACAGCGTGTCGCTGTAGGTCTTCTCGTCGAACTCCCCGGTCATGAACTCGTCGTAGAGGGAGCGCAGCTCGGACACGTTGGCCTCGCCGCGCACGGTGGGGCTGCTGTACTGGTACCAGTGCTGCGTGCCGACGGCCACCGACAGATACACGGTGGCCAGGAGGCTCAGCACGCAGGCGATGACCAGAGCGGTGGCGTAGCGGTTGTCGACCATTGTTCACCCAGACGGACTTAAAGGGGGATTAAGTCGGCGGGGGTTGGTCTCAGCTCAGGCGGTACAGGGACGCGTTTCGGTCCTCCGGTTGCATCAAATCACTGCAACATGGCTGATTATGGTGGAGGAGAAAGTCgcgcaaaaaaataaaacaaacggtAAAGGCGGGCTATTTTAATGATGGCACCTCGTCTCTGGTGCTGGACACAGCCCTGCGGCTCGGCTTGGACACGCCATCTGTTCCGCTGTCCCACTTCCACAGATGGTGGGTGGCCTGCTGCAGCTACAGTCCGCAACAACAGCAGATCCCTCCTCAGCGGAAGCAGCGAATAAGTCCTCAGTAATAAAAAGCGTTataccccccccccaaaaaaataataacaataataaaggCAGATTTCACGAGGAGTTTGTTTTTAGGATGCTCGGTGCACCCAGGATGATGGGTCCACACTATAATTTCTGCGTTTTCCTCTTCCGGTTAACCTTTCATTGTATATGCAGCGGcaataccaaaataaaatccctgGCGATCTGTTTTTACCAGATCGCCACAAACGGATAAATTCCCACTTCCCACAGAATCCAGttattactttcattttttaactgttttaattttcaatGAACGGAGCtgctgtagttttatttttttattgggaaCTTAACTTTTATTCAGATGCTGTCATATGACAAAAAGTAttccacaaatatttaaattgactGATTTAAGAGTTAAATGAGCAAGGGAAAAGTTCTCCTGATGAAAAAACTCCCAAACCTGAACCCCTCATATTGACTGTGATATTGAAATCGCTGGGCTTCAGTGCATAAAGATCTTTCACAGTGAGATCACTCTTGATTGTATCTGCTGtctttttatattcttttcTGAAACACCAGCTTTTGTTCTCAGATTGATTTTTCTTACTGCCATTGTTGTTCCTATTATTAGTCATTCCCATTTTAATATCTGGCCCGCAGAAAGGCCCTTTTGTGCTCTAGGTCATTATGTCCTGTAAGTCCTGGCATTTCTTTGTGCTACCATAGGCAGTGTCTGGTCAATAGAATTTAATGGTGACAGAGGAACAATGACTAACAAAGAGACTCTTCACCTAAACAAACTTAAAGCCTTTCCCAGACTTACGAATGTGCCCAAACCTGATCCACTTTTGAGAAAGATGAAACTCGTACAGTATAGTTGATCACCTTTACGTCTACTTCCCACTAACAGATTCATTTTAGCTACGAAAACCAAAATGAGAGAACACACTTTAGTTTTgcaatcacttttattttttattttaaagacttaGAATTCAAATGAAACGTAGCCACACCATTTTAAGCACACTTTGAATACaactttataaatattataaGCTTAATAGCAGTCAAGGCTTAGAAGCATCTCAAGAAATAAGTTACTTAttcacagttgtttttttttctttttgaactcAGAAAAGACCATAAAATCACATAAACAGTTAATATTTGACAAGGACATAAATGTCTTAAAGCATGCCTTCCAGGTGAATCCCTCAGTAgcaagtaaaataattattacatgTTTAAATCCAATTATTACAGCacaacaattacatttttatagacATTAGGCTTTAGCACAAGGAGTAATATGTGTATTTAAGATCTTGAAGTTTGGTCACATGAATCAGATACCAGTGTACATTTGCAAACCCTGGATGATGTAGGCCTAGGACCTGTCAAAACAAGTATGGAAGAAAATATGTCAAGATCGaagcaaattttaaacaaacatggacgtaaaaaaaagtgtaaattttGGTTAATTAAAGTAAGTAATCTTGCGAATAAATGGCAATAAATCTGCATTGTTAGATCTCTAGTAATTAGTCAAggcataaaaaagcaaaaggtataaaataaatatttcaggactttaaaagaaaatgtcatagTAATAGGGCATTTTTATACCTTATTTTATACTAACATtaagacattaaaatgttttcttgtacAAGGAGAAATTTTGATTCAACTACCTTGGAttagaatcttttttttcccccaagaagaaataaagataaactAGAACTGCAAGCAGTTAACAGATACGAAGCCCATCCGAAAAAGTCTATAAacagatgtttgtctttttttgttaaattgcaCAGCAAATATGTATCAATGCATTTCTACAAATTTTCATAGTCTTTGTGgtataataatgaaaaacatcttACTGGTAGATGAGGTAACGTTGACTCCACTACTCCTGATATCATTAAACACAGAGAAGAGACTGAATGTGTATGTGGTTCCAGCAGTGAGAGATGACACTGTGTGGCTAACTGGTCCATCTCCATCTGGTGCATTGATAAATGTCTCTCTGCCATTAAACTGGAGAACAAAGCTGATATTGTTGTTCACTTTATTCCACTGCAGAGTGATGCTGGTCTCATCTTGACTGGATGCTCTGAAGTCATCAGCATTTCCAGGAGCTAAAAATACAACATGATAGGATGTAGTTTATTCATGTCTGTAAAGCTAATTGTCCATGGAAAAGCTTTAACAATTCTTCCCATCTCTACACCAACCAGCTTCATCTCCATTAGCAGGACCCACTACAGTGGAAAGGCAAGACGTGCCAAACCCAACACGTTTCTATTATGAGTCATTGAACTGcaatgaaaaaacaagaaatggtGCAGCTCCACTACTCATTATTTGTAGTAGTACTTTgggtttgggtttttcttttcaggattGTATTGTGTGAATTTTGGTGTACATCTTTTGACTGTATCATCTAAATCCAAAAGGTttcataagtaaaaaaaatagttttagcaATTTAATACCAGAatgagctgaaatatttttcttttttgtcttgaaaACATAGTGTTATATAAACTTCTTTAAATCATCTTGACCAATACAATCATGCTTTT
This window harbors:
- the LOC103480430 gene encoding claudin domain-containing protein 1; amino-acid sequence: MVDNRYATALVIACVLSLLATVYLSVAVGTQHWYQYSSPTVRGEANVSELRSLYDEFMTGEFDEKTYSDTLFRLNGTVGLWWRCVLVPPAAHWNREPDAKMLLECRNFTLPEQFTPKYKEPGNHNSGEDMLRTYLWRCQFLLPLASLGLVVLAGLIGFCACLCRSLTPTLGIGVLHLLAGLCTLATVCCYLAGMDLLHRVSMLPGKVDGSLGWSLYLALISSPLHMMAAALLVWAARSHSQNYYRMTAYRVA